The Bacteroidota bacterium region TCTTCCGACTATTTTCTTTCGTACTTAAATTTTCTTGACAAAACGGTTGAAAATAAAATTATAAAAGAAGAATTAGCCTTTAAATCTGCTAAAATGGGCATTAGCTACACAAAAGAATTAAATCAATATTACAATCTTTATACATCAATAGCTACGAATAAGGAGCAAAAGGAACGCATTGCAATAAAGTACGAAAAACTAAAAAAAATAACCAGAGGCCTACCGTCTCCAAAATTTGAATTGGTGGACATAAACGGTAAGATGGTTAGCCTTGACAACCTTAAAGGAAAATACGTATATATTGATGTTTGGGCAACTTGGTGTGGACCCTGCAAAAGAGAAATTCCGCATTTGAAAAAGTTGGAAGATGATTTCCATTCAAAAAATATTGCTTTTGTAAGTATTTGTGTGTTCGATAAAAAAAATAATTGGGAGAAAATGGTGAAAGAAAAAGAATTAAAAGGAATTCAATTATTTACCGACAATAAGGAAGAACCATTCATCAAAAGTTATGTAATAGAAGGCGTTCCGCGCTTTATATTGTTAGATACCGATGGAAATATTATTGACTCTAACGCATCAAGACCATCGGAGCCAACAACAAAATCTACACTCGAAAAATTAGTTGGGAAAAACTAAGCTTGTTTAGCCTTATTTATTTTGAACACTTTCTTTACAATAGATATAATTGTAGTTGCGAGTATGGCGCCTAATGTGGCCAAAAACATATCTTTTTGTGCATCCCAAATATCACCTTGTGTGCCTAAATAAGCATCTCCTTGTGCTTTAAAGAACACATCTGCAACAGCCCATTCTATGAGCTCGTACAATCCACTAATGGAAAGGGTAATCTCAATTGGTAATGCCCAAGATACCCATGTAGGAAATTTAAGCCAGTTCATAAACGCCTCTCGTAATGGATAGGCTAATAAAAAACCAAAACTAAAATGCACTATTCTATCGTAATGATTTCTTTCTGACTGAAACACCCCCTGAAGCCAATAACCAAAAGGATTTTCGGCATAGGTATATTTTGAACCATATACATGCAAACTTAAATACACACAAAAAAGTAAACAACTTAAATCGCTAAATTGATGTTTTCTATACGTAAAAATTAAAAAGAATAGAAACAGAAAAACAAGCGTGTTTTCTAAAATCCAGTTACTAATGTCTGAAGTACCAATAAATGAAGAAACCCAAACCGATAGAAAAGCAATTATAAATAACTGCAACCACCTATTTGAAAGCAGCGGTGTTCTAAAATCGGAAATTGCATTTGAAAACTTCATTGAAAACTAGGCTACACCTACTCGCTTTAAATATAGTAAATGTGATTTTACAGCCGATACAACTGTAGGAAACTCTTTGTATGCAACATTAAACTCTTTACATGTATCCTTAAGAATCTGGTTTATCTTTGGATAATGTACATGACTAATTTTAGGGAATAAATGGTGTTCTACTTGAAAATTTAAGCCTCCCAACATCCAAGTAACAATTTTACTTTTTGTGGCAAAGTTAGCAGTGGTATTAATTTGATGAATAGCCCATTCTGTATCCACCACTCGCTCTCCAGACTTTACGAAGCTTACATCTTCGATAACGTGTGCCAGTTGAAAAACAACTGCAATTGTTAAACCTGTAACAAAAACCGCAATACCGTAGCCAACAAGCGTTTGAACAAATCCAACAAAATAAATAGGCAATACTAAAAACGCAGCAATATAAAATAGTTTTGTTACCCAAAAAATAACATGTTCCTTTAAAGACATTTTTTGAAGCTTGGTATCAATAGCTATTTTACTTGAAAAATATTTTTTGAAATCTTGATAAAAAATCCAAAATAGATAGGTAACTCCGTACAAAAGGAGCCCATAAATATGTTGGAATCTGTGAAACCAATATTTCTTCTGTTCTAAATGAATGCGCATAAATGGACGGATATCAATATCATCATCCAACCCTTCCACATTAGTGAAGGTATGGTGATTTACATTGTGTTTCAACTTCCATAAATAGGTTGCGCCCCCCATCATATTGAGTGAGTATGCCATTGTTTCGTTTAACCATTTGTACTTTGAGTAGCTGCCATGAGCACCATCGTGCATAATATTAAAACCAATTAATGCCATGCATAATCCTAAAAAAGAACAAATTGCTATGCTTATTAATATTGATGGAGTAAAAAACACAAGGATAATATAAGATGCAAAAAATGCAGCTAAAAGAATTACTGTCTTAGCATACAACTTGAAATTCCCGGTTGATTTAATATTATTTTGTTTAAAATAAGAATCGACTCTTTTTCGAAGCTCGGAAAAGAATACCATGTTTTGAGTAGAAAATTTAACTGTTGACATTATACATTTACTTTAATACGTGAATTTAAGCAAATAAAGCCCTTTTTACAATTTAAACTAATTATTTAACACTTATTTTATTAACCGTGATTTGCTCGAAAAATTTAATTGTTGTCCGGAAACACCTTCAATCAAAACAACACCGGGCTTTTTGCCTTTCTCAAAGCTACCGAACTGTTTTTCGACTCCCAAATATTTTGCCCCATTGTAGGTTGCTTGCTTAATAAGTATTTCCAGCGAAACTGAGGGAATCGCATTTTGTATTGTTTTAATTTCTTCGAAAATCGATAGTCCATTATTAGAAGCTAGACTATCTGTCCCAATTGTAATTTGAGCATTCCCCTCCAAAAACAAAGTAAAATCAGGCAATTTATTCTCTATGTACAAATTTGCTTTGGGACAAAAGCACCAAAACAACTGTTCCATTTCCCAATTGTGCAGCGCCCAAGCAATATCTTCTTTTGATGTGAACGTATTGTGTACCAGCAATAGATTGCTGCCTTTTTTAAACAGCGGAAGTATCGATTGCAAAGAACTTTTCCCGGTAGCTTTCCAAAAGTCAGTCTCAATGCCAAATGCATGTAATCTGTCTAAAACAGCACCTTGCTTCTCTTTAAAAAATAAATTTTCATTCTCCGATTCTTGATTGTGTATAGTAAGCAATTTGTTATCTATTTGATTTATCTTCTCCATCAGCTTTCTAGACAGCGAATATGGGGCATGTGGTGTTATAGAAACGTGTTCGGAAATGTTCTTTTTGTAAAAATCATACAACTGCATGCCATGGGAAAATGCTGCTTCTGCTCTATTTGGATGAAAGCCATACAATTCAATAAAAGTATGATAATGTATCTTATCGTTTCTTTTGCAAGCAAATGAATGATTTGTATTCGAAATGTCTCCAACGGCAACAATTCCATTTGCGTGCATTTCAGCAGAAGCATTTTCAATGGCCAACATAATTTGTTCCGTGGTGAAATTATTTCGCACCTCAGTTAATTGCTGAATAAAGGTATCTAGTCCTGTCTGTGGCTTAATTAAGCCTTTTAAATAGGATAGTTCTAAATGGCAATGTGTATTCACAAAGCCGGGGCAGATAGCTCCCTTGTATTTTGAAATTTTAGTTTTATCACCAAAAAATTTATCTTCCTGCAACACTTCTATCACGGTTCCATCGTTCTCAACAACCACAATACCATTAGGGATAACCCCATTGGAAACTGTGTAAAGTAAATCGGCTTGAAAAAATTGCATATCTAAAAGTACAAAGTAAATAACATCTTTAGTATTTAAGTCAACTAAATTACTGCTATGAATAAACCTATTATTCGTAACTTTACGGTTCTTATGGCAGATAGTACATCAACTAAAAAAAATATTCGTTCGCTTACTTTAGAGGAGTTGAAAGATTTTTTTATTGCACATAACGATAAAGCCTTTCGAGCCAAGCAAGTATATGAATGGTTATGGAAAAAGGCAGCCACCTCTTTTGCAGACATGACGAACCTTTCGAAAGACACACGCTCTTTACTGGAAAATAATTTTTCGTTTCCAATTGTAAAAATTCACGAGTTTCAGGTTAGTTCAGACCGCACTATAAAAAATGCATTTAAACTTTATGACAATAATATTGTAGAAGGCGTTTTAATTCCCACAAAGGAGCGAATGACAGCTTGTATATCCTCTCAAGTTGGATGTAGTTTAACGTGTAAGTTTTGTGCCACAGGTCGTTTAGAAAGGTTACGAAATTTAGACGCTGAAGAAATTTTCGATCAGGTAGTTTTAATAAGAAATCAATCGTTAGAAAAATACAACATACCACTTTCCAATATTGTATACATGGGCATGGGCGAGCCTTTGCTTAACTATAAAAATGTTTGGGAGTCAATAGAAAGGATTACTTCTCCAGACGGGCTTGGCATGTCGCCACAGCGTATTACTGTATCTACTGCGGGTATTGCCAAGATGATAAAAAAACTGGGCGATGATGGAGCTAAATTCAATTTGGCACTATCTCTGCATGCCGCTAATGATGAGAAGCGTAACAAAATTATGCCGATTAATGAATCGAATACATTAGATGCGTTAGCAGAGTCGTTAAACTATTTTTACGAAAAAACAGGAACACGTGTAACCTTTGAATACATTATATTTAAAGACTTTAACGACACCGTAAAAGATGCGCAAGAATTGGTTGATTTTGCGAGACGAGTTCCTGCAAAAATTAATATTATTGAGTACAACCCAATTGATGGGGGCGAATTTTTTCAAACAACAAACGAACGATTGGTGGCGTTTGTAGCGCACTTAGAAAGAAATGGACTTATTGTAAATGTAAGAAGAAGCCGAGGAAAAGATATTGATGCAGCATGTGGACAATTGGCCAACAAAAACAAAGAAGGCTTTGAAAGTAGAAAACTAAAAGAAAAAAGCTAGTGCTAAATATAGATACCATAAAAGAACCTATTGCAGCAGAAATGGACTTGTTTGAAAGCAAGTTTAAAGAGGCGATGAAAAGCCAGGTTCCGCTATTAGACAAGATAACATACTATATCATAAAACGAAAAGGGAAACAAATACGCCCCATGTTTGTTTTTCTGTCGGCTAAAATGCTAGGTCCTATTTCAGAATCAAGCTACAGAGCTGCTTCACTCATAGAATTACTGCACACCGCAACATTAGTGCACGATGATGTAGTGGACGACTCATACGAACGCAGAGGTTTTTTTTCTATCAACGCATTGTGGAAAAACAAAATTGCTGTATTAGTTGGCGACTACCTTTTATCTCGAGGACTACTTCTTTCTGTGGATAATGGTGAGTTTAAACTATTGCAAATTGTATCTACTGCAGTTAGAGAAATGAGCGAAGGTGAATTACTACAAATTGAAAAAGCCCGAAAACTAGACATTGCCGAAGATGTATATTTTGATATTATTCGTCAAAAAACAGCTTCCCTAATTGCCTCTTGCTGTGCAGCCGGAGCATGCTCTGTAGGTGCGACAGACGACACGATTGAAACCATGAAAAAATTTGGAGAATGCGTAGGCATTGCTTTTCAAATAAAAGACGACTTGTTTGATTATGGCGATGGAAAGGATATCGGAAAGCCTGTTGGAATTGATGTGCAAGAAAAAAAACTTACACTACCTATTATTTACGCCCTAAAACAAGCAAGTTTCATAGAGAAACGAAAAATGATTTCTATTATAAAAAACTACAATACAGACGAAAATAAAATAACTGAACTATTTAATTTTGTAATAGAAAAAGGTGGCATAACGTATGCTGAACAGAAAATGTATGAATACAAAGAAAAAGCATTAAATCATTTGCAACACTTTGAAAACAATACGTACAAACAATCGCTTATTAATTTGGTGAATTTTACGATCGAAAGAAAAAAATAATTCTTATGAAGTTTTTTAATTATTTATCTCTCCTACTTATATGGTGCATTTCTGCATGTACTACCGAATCGGCTAAACAAACAAACAACAACAATACCGATACCGCAAGTATAGCAACCACATCTGTTGCTGCTAGTAAAGAAAAAGCTCCAGTATATAACGGAGTACACGAAGAAAAATATTCGAATGGGGTATTAAAAATGAAGGGCGAATACGCTGGTGGGTTGCGACAAGGACAATGGTTTGCGTGGTACGAAGACGGAAAACTATGGAGTGAATGTTTTTACACCAACGGACTTCGAGATGGAGCAAACATTGTTTATTACCCAAACGAAATTAAACGATACGAAGGCTTTTTTAAAGACGACAAACCAACCGGTGTTTGGAAATT contains the following coding sequences:
- a CDS encoding DUF2238 domain-containing protein, giving the protein MKFSNAISDFRTPLLSNRWLQLFIIAFLSVWVSSFIGTSDISNWILENTLVFLFLFFLIFTYRKHQFSDLSCLLFCVYLSLHVYGSKYTYAENPFGYWLQGVFQSERNHYDRIVHFSFGFLLAYPLREAFMNWLKFPTWVSWALPIEITLSISGLYELIEWAVADVFFKAQGDAYLGTQGDIWDAQKDMFLATLGAILATTIISIVKKVFKINKAKQA
- a CDS encoding acyl-CoA desaturase produces the protein MSTVKFSTQNMVFFSELRKRVDSYFKQNNIKSTGNFKLYAKTVILLAAFFASYIILVFFTPSILISIAICSFLGLCMALIGFNIMHDGAHGSYSKYKWLNETMAYSLNMMGGATYLWKLKHNVNHHTFTNVEGLDDDIDIRPFMRIHLEQKKYWFHRFQHIYGLLLYGVTYLFWIFYQDFKKYFSSKIAIDTKLQKMSLKEHVIFWVTKLFYIAAFLVLPIYFVGFVQTLVGYGIAVFVTGLTIAVVFQLAHVIEDVSFVKSGERVVDTEWAIHQINTTANFATKSKIVTWMLGGLNFQVEHHLFPKISHVHYPKINQILKDTCKEFNVAYKEFPTVVSAVKSHLLYLKRVGVA
- a CDS encoding amidohydrolase family protein yields the protein MQFFQADLLYTVSNGVIPNGIVVVENDGTVIEVLQEDKFFGDKTKISKYKGAICPGFVNTHCHLELSYLKGLIKPQTGLDTFIQQLTEVRNNFTTEQIMLAIENASAEMHANGIVAVGDISNTNHSFACKRNDKIHYHTFIELYGFHPNRAEAAFSHGMQLYDFYKKNISEHVSITPHAPYSLSRKLMEKINQIDNKLLTIHNQESENENLFFKEKQGAVLDRLHAFGIETDFWKATGKSSLQSILPLFKKGSNLLLVHNTFTSKEDIAWALHNWEMEQLFWCFCPKANLYIENKLPDFTLFLEGNAQITIGTDSLASNNGLSIFEEIKTIQNAIPSVSLEILIKQATYNGAKYLGVEKQFGSFEKGKKPGVVLIEGVSGQQLNFSSKSRLIK
- the rlmN gene encoding 23S rRNA (adenine(2503)-C(2))-methyltransferase RlmN; translated protein: MADSTSTKKNIRSLTLEELKDFFIAHNDKAFRAKQVYEWLWKKAATSFADMTNLSKDTRSLLENNFSFPIVKIHEFQVSSDRTIKNAFKLYDNNIVEGVLIPTKERMTACISSQVGCSLTCKFCATGRLERLRNLDAEEIFDQVVLIRNQSLEKYNIPLSNIVYMGMGEPLLNYKNVWESIERITSPDGLGMSPQRITVSTAGIAKMIKKLGDDGAKFNLALSLHAANDEKRNKIMPINESNTLDALAESLNYFYEKTGTRVTFEYIIFKDFNDTVKDAQELVDFARRVPAKINIIEYNPIDGGEFFQTTNERLVAFVAHLERNGLIVNVRRSRGKDIDAACGQLANKNKEGFESRKLKEKS
- a CDS encoding polyprenyl synthetase family protein, whose translation is MDLFESKFKEAMKSQVPLLDKITYYIIKRKGKQIRPMFVFLSAKMLGPISESSYRAASLIELLHTATLVHDDVVDDSYERRGFFSINALWKNKIAVLVGDYLLSRGLLLSVDNGEFKLLQIVSTAVREMSEGELLQIEKARKLDIAEDVYFDIIRQKTASLIASCCAAGACSVGATDDTIETMKKFGECVGIAFQIKDDLFDYGDGKDIGKPVGIDVQEKKLTLPIIYALKQASFIEKRKMISIIKNYNTDENKITELFNFVIEKGGITYAEQKMYEYKEKALNHLQHFENNTYKQSLINLVNFTIERKK